From SAR202 cluster bacterium:
AGGATTTGTTATACCACCAAACCCACCTAAAGGCATATTCCCTAGTTTATTATGATTTAACCCCTTTTTTGCCAATTCAGTAGAAAATTTCAAATCATTACCCGCACTAAAGGATTTGTCTCCCGCACCAGTTAATACTGCAACTCTAATACTAGGGTCTTGATCAATTAAATTCCAAATATTATAAAGCTCAACATGGGCTGGTTGATGTAAAGCATTTCTTACTTCTTCTCTATTTATTGTTACCCATGCGATTTGATCTTTTACTTCATATTTGACATATTCATAATTCATAATTCCTCCTCAATTTAATTCTTGTTTAATATGTTGCTCTACCCCCGCTTATATCAAAAACTGCACCTGTGCTAAATGAACATTCAGCAGATGATAACCAAGCTACCAAAGCTGCAATTTCAGATATTTCTCCTGTTCTCCCAACTGGAATCTTATCAACCATATACTTGACTTGATCCGGTGTGAATTGATCTAAAATTCTCGTTTGGACTACAGCTGGAGTAATACAATTCACTAATACCCCAGTACCAGCTAGTTCTTTTCCAACTGACTTTGTAAGTCCAATTACTGCAGATTTCGTTGCAGAATAAGGAACCATTCTAGGATTTCCTTCCTTACCTGCGATTGAGGCAATATTAACTATTCGACCATAATCTTTTTCAATCATATGCGGTATTACCTCGTGACAAAAAGAAAATACACCTCTAAAGTTTGTTCTATAGACTCTATCTAATTCTTCGACA
This genomic window contains:
- a CDS encoding SDR family oxidoreductase, yielding MGILDGQVAIVTGSATGIGYGIAKRLSDDGANIVLVDFDADLAEQAGSELASNGVDIEICIGDVANPETAEEAVKKALDKWGRIDILVNNAGIGGKNGNIWELDVEELDRVYRTNFRGVFSFCHEVIPHMIEKDYGRIVNIASIAGKEGNPRMVPYSATKSAVIGLTKSVGKELAGTGVLVNCITPAVVQTRILDQFTPDQVKYMVDKIPVGRTGEISEIAALVAWLSSAECSFSTGAVFDISGGRATY